GATGTGCTTTTGAGCTTTTGTGACGTGGTTGGGAATATCAAAGGATAGAGAGAACAGGGAAAGTTAAATTCACCCTGTCCCAATTTATATTCTTCACtcgttttttaaaaaaaatattgaaccaAAAATACAATGAATGTTCAGGAATGCATACCATTCCAATTTCCACATTCGTTCAATAAGCAGTATGGATGTCCCATAACTTGTGGATATTCAGAAGCCTATGGCATCCACCAAGTAAAAAGAAGGTGTATCTGGTTGACCATTCTACAGTTGGGAAAATCTCAGAGCATTCTAAGTGTGAGGGTGTATTGTGCAGAGACGAGAGAAGCAGAAATGAAAATAGGGATGAAGTTGATAATTCCAGGACTACTTGGAGAGTAATTTCTTGGAGTGACTTTGGACCATAACATGGCAGTGCTGAGCAGCAAACAGAGAAGCGAGAGGAAAGGCACTTGAAGAGTATTTCTCTGGACCATGGCAGAAAAGGATTCTAAGAGGCAGCAAACAGGACAAAGTGTGAACTCACTGTGAGATGGGgttatcatataatataataagaaaataagaaagacaCACATCTTTTGAATAGGGTGGGAGCGTCAACCTTGAATAAAATGCAAGGTATGAGTGATCTTTATTGGCTTCTCAAAATGGGACCACTTTTAAGTGTTTCACTTGGCAAGAGTTAAAGGTTATCTTTccctttttcccttttttcttgATCTTTCTGTTAAACCCTATTGAAAATTAGCAGTAAAATAGTAATGCTTTCTAGCCTTATTTCTGAGACTAAAGGGTTGACAtgctaaatttttaaaaatcctTTCCATTGTTAGATAAGTGATACGCGGACTTGTTGCACCACTAATCTTGATGATGTTCCTTTTCACccaatttattcatttttactGCTATGTGAAGAGTCTGTTACAAAATTTGTTAATAATATACTTCACAtgcatttgaaaaaatatttcaggGCAAGAAAGATCTTTTAGCTGTTGATAACAGTGAATACGACAAAGAAACTACTGAGGTAAGCGATGAAAGTGATGAGGAAGCCCAGGAGCATTCATCCAGTGATCTGGACTCTGAAGACGAACGCAGAAGGTATTATGGCCAGCTTTCTGGGGATCTGCTTCTAAAATTGATTGTTGCCTGTATACTTCTAAAGCTACGGTTCTCTTTTCCCCTTCATTTTCAGACATGATAATAATATAGAGGCATTGTTTGATGAGGCTTATGAACGGTATTTGGGTAGAGTGGAAGGTAAATCAAAACAGAGAAAACGATCCAAACAAGCACACTTGAAGGATGATCAACTCCTGCAGGTAAGTGAGGTTTAAGTTGCACTACATAATTCTTATCTGTGCATCCTCTCTTTAGTTCTTTTCCTGTTTCCTTTTGCTATGGGACTGAGTTTCTTGTTTCCTTCAACAAGTACTTGCATATAAATTCAATAGGGGTAATTCTTTAGTACTTGTTTGATGATGCTCTGCTGGATTTAGCGGGAGCTAACTAGTTTGAGCTTTGTTTTAATTTGGCAAAGATTTAAATCCTGTTTTCCTGGATCAAAATTGATCTGTAGAAGACTCCAAATCTGGATTGTGTTTGCCCCAGGGAGTACTAGGCACAACTTAATCTCCTTCCTATATACTTATTTACTATTTGTTATTATttacatttatttcttttattacaaCAATTTATTACATGTAATATAGTGGCATgcaaatttcaaataaatattaacTGAGATTTGTAAATTTGGTAAGATCCAGTTTTTACCAAAACAAAAGTCAAATTCAAATTGATTTAACTAAATCCTCTTGATTGGCCTTAAACTCGGTACATAGAAGGATTGAATCAAATTTTGACCATTATCTTAAACTTTCCAAGGGCCTTTCATAAATCATCTGAAAATACGTGTACAAAGTGGTTTGTTTATTCACATGGCTTCTTCAAGTTACTCTGaagtttatcttcttttttgtcTTTCTTTGCATTAATGGCAGTGCTTCTCTTTCTTTTCCAGGATGGCAATGATGATAGCACGATGATTCATTCTGCTCAAGACTCTGAGAGTGACATGGAAGATAATGAAGTCAACCCTCTCGTTGTACCCCTTGAGGATGAACCACCTCAGGAGGAGATTGTGAAGAAATGGTTTACTCAAGATGTTTTTGCTGAAGCAGAAGAGCAAGATGTCTTGGACAAGTATGACAGTGAAGATGAAATGAAAATAGATGGAGGGGCTAAGAAGATCCCAAAATCTAAGGAACTGACAAATGATAAACAGCAGGGAGAAACTAAGGATCTGACAAGGAAAACAAATGGTGGTTTACAGGTCTCAGCTTCTAAGACAGATGATGATTTTGAGATTGTTCCTGCTCCTGCTACTGATTCTAGTGACTCATCATCTGATGACGATATTGACACCAAGGCTGAAATATTGGCTACAGCAAAGATGATGCTGAGGAAAAGGCCGAGGGAAGAAATGATTGATGATGCTTACAACAGATATATGTTTCACGATGAGGGATTGCCGAAGTGGTTCATTGACGAGGAAAAAAGAAATTACCAGCCAGTGAAACCCGTGACAAAGGAGGAGATTGCTGCAATGAGAGCTCAATTTAAAGCAATTGATGCTCGGCCTGCAAAGAAGGTTGCAGAAGCCAAAGCTCGTAAGAAACGGGCAGCACATAGAAAGCTAGAGAAGTTTAGGAAGAAAGCTAACTCAATATCTGACCAAACTGAAATCTCTGAAGGTTCAAAGAGAAAAATGATTGAACAGCTATACAGGAAGGCGGCAACAACAAAAAAACCAGAAAGGGAATATGTAGTGGCAAAGAAGGGAGTTCAAGTTAAGGTTGGCAAGGGAAAAGTCCTTGTCGATCCAAGAATGAAAAAAGATGCAAGAAAGCATggaatgaaaaagaagaagcagCAGGACAAGGGGAAGAAGGGCAACCAAAAAGGAAAAGGCTCAGGAAAGGCTTTAGCAGCAGGCAACAAGGGAAACCGGAGAAAATGAAATGAATGAGGATCTTTGAGGAGCTTAAGCTCATGATTTTTGTTTacattttgaattgaattagTCTTAAGATTTTCTGGTTTCTTATTGCTTTTTCTTGTAATATCGTTTTCTATTTATATACACTGCTCAAGATAATTGATTTCTTGCTTTATACTCTCCCCTCACCATATTTGTGGTAATCTTTCATTATTTCTACTTTCTGAGCTTGTAAGGTATTTACTCGTCATGATGATTAATGTGAATGGTTCATACATGAGTTAAAGTATATTGAAAGTCATCCGCTTTATATTTAGCGGATTAGATTTGCTATTTTATTTGACGGGATTTGGTTTCGATTATAATTGGTTTAGTGAACATGCCAATTTACAAGAGCTGCCTTTTGCAGTGTGGAAAAAAGATTCTTGATAAATTTATTTGTTAACTCgaattttttattgtttaattAAGGGAACAGTATAGCTAGATGGATAACATCTCTTTTTTGTTTAAGAAATTGGTAAACACCACTCCATATTATAGCCAAATATCGAGCAATGACTTAAAAATTTGACTTGGTACCTATGTTTTTAACATAAAGGTACTATTttcagtaaaaaatattttatatttttgaaggCCTAGGCATGTTAGTTTGGTCCGTGGAATAAAAGTGGTGCAATGCTCATCAATTTTCAATCTGTAACCAAATGTTTACCTTGTACTATAATTTAAAGTATATCATCAATATTTCAGTTGGGAAATTTAACAAAGCACTACTTTAGTTCACAACTAAAAGCACACAGTTAACAATCATTTCTAACTTCAAATTATTAGCAGTTACATTTTAGTAAGTTTTGATTTCTGGATCAAAGAAAGTTCTAAGATATATTTGCCTATCATTTaacatttatcatattgtgataAAAAATGAAAGATGTACTAAATATTTTAGAATAAATGTGCAACGTACATTTTCAGAtactaataaagaaaaaaatagcaaCAAGTAAAATAATGGTGGTTGTGTTTTATTTTTGTACACGTTTAATCTATTAGATGGAAAAACttcaacaaaaaacaaaaattaaaatcaccatccaatttttttttcaaagaccACTTTCTTAGTTTTACTTCGTTAAGACTAATCTCCCTCGTAGcctataatattatatttatctcacttatttttttttcttgttataaGACTTTTAATCTATATATTTACTATTAACGAAAAAAGATTAATGTACCCTTTTTATTACGTcgatctttcttattttttgttttttttgtcaTAATTCGTTTAATcaatttacattaataattttttttatgatggTACCAATTCTTCCTTTGtctaactaattttttttattacaaaattttaaaattattttattgagCAAATTACAATGTAAAACTCTTTTCGGATGTTATTAATCAACTCTTCCACACCCTTTTCCAATTTAATTCTAAGTCTTCATTTGTAGTCATTCTAAATAGTAGCCAAAAATATTTGTCAACAAACTAAAATATGAGGAAAAAAGGActccaaaataataaaaaaagtgtGGTGAAATTTGTATATCTTAGTGAACAAAAAATGGTACACAAAATTGAAATGTGATGATTAACCATATGAATCATGTTTTTTATCAGGGGAGTAGAATACAtgcacttttttttaattaagtttttaTCTCACTAAATTTTTCTgttaagatttttaatgaggtaGTTAGTAAATGTGTATTACTAAATATGTCtactttttttcctttcctaagataatttttccacttgatttttcctagtaaggtttagTAAGAGACATTATCTATTAAATAAACATTGGTGTAGTGTTATAAATACGCTGTATTGTAGATATTCATTACACAGTTTGTTGAATAAGCTTGCAATCGTATAAACATGCAATCAAATAAACTTGCAATTTGATATAATCCCCActtgatgtttcaattttctcaATATATTATTCACTCAAAATGATTCAAGTTTGCACCAGATCGAATTTATCCAATTCGGATAAAATTACTCATGCAAACTTTCTGGCTTTCTTTTCTATCATACATTTActattttctgattttttctttaaatacaATTTTTTGTTCTCTTATACAGAAATAAGATGCACAATAAATAATTTGTCAGAAAACCACCACTATCACTTGCCACAAGACGAATGATCAGCACTCTTTAACCAACAAAATGAAAGAGATGACAGCgaagatgaaagaaagaaagaatggaattgaggaagaagaagatccAGAAATGAAAAGGTGTTGAAAGGCCAATATGTGGATAATAAATGATAATTGAGTTATTTCAAATAAAGAATTTTAGTTAAATACATATTTGtctaattttttaatgaaaaattaacTCAACTAGCAGCCCATATGAGCTCGCCCCCCCCTTTTTTCCCTCTAAAGGAAAGCTTACGTAAGTATATTATATCAAgggaatatttattatttataataataatattttttttttcattggaCACTTAtacaatacatttataatacagttttaatacatattacagtgaacaatttataaaacacatatagtataaattttattaatggataatacatttatcacacactttaatacacttactCATTGTTCCTACAAAGAGAATTGCTGTGAAAGATaacttgtcttatgaggagattccgGTTCAGATTTtggatcgtcaggttcgcaagtTGTGGACCAAAGAAGTTGCATCGGTCAAAGTGTTATGAAGAAATTAGTTTGTTGAATATGCCACATGGGAGGccgaagaggatatgaaagctaaataccCTCATTCATTCCTCCTAATgatgatgttgaaggtaatacaTCTTTTCCATCTCAGATTTAGTGTCTATTCGtaagtttaatttttttcaattctacATTGCATTCGTGCTATGTGTGAATTCTTAGCTTGATCAttattcggggacgaatgtttccaagggggagatattgtaacacctcaaaactATTCTTACTTAGATCAGTTCAAGCCTAGAGAAAAAGTTAAGACTTTGTACCAGGTGGCTCTCTATGGATCCTACCTACGGTCCATAGAAGCTTCCACAGACCGTAGGAGGTCTTGTGGAATACAACCTTGGCCACTATTCCAAGAGATCCAACCTACGGACCAAGTCTACAAACCATAGTAGCTCCTTCGGACCGTAGACCTGATCCATAGGACCAAGTCCTGAACTCAGAACCCTTAAGTATATGGACAAGCCTTTAGACTAATCTAGGTAGGTCTACTGATCGTAGGTCAAGACTTGAGAcccattcctcaaaatgctcctACGACTCGTATAAATGTCCACAACCCATAGAAGGGATTCGTAGACCCAACCCCTACAATTCTAGTGAGGTCCAGTAAGTCTGCCTAAGTTTTACGAGAGGGCTCTTACGACTAGTAGAATCTCCTATGGATCGTAGGAAGTAACCATAAGACGACCCTGCAGCTTTAATGAGGGATATTGTCatcttttttcatctttttccaGTCAAAACCTTGATGTTTTGAGACTAAATTTAGTCCCTTATCGGTATCTtacaatattttcataattacTTCCAAGACTTAGAGAAAAGTTCCAAGAGGAGAAAAagttaggattcaagagtgttcatcgAATTCTTCGAGTTTTGCCAAGAACACTGCTCTTTCAAGTCTGAAAGATtaatcatagcattggattaaCTTCGTCCTCACATCCTACATCTCAATTCCGTCATTAAAGAGTTCAAATTTGAGTCTGCCTGAATTATGTTGAATTTCAAACAAGTCATGATTTTCTTCCGTTGAATTCTATGTAAGCTTATTGGGATTTTGAATATTCATGTAACATTGatcctatatttttatttcatgctTTCTTCCATATGAACCCTAATCGAGTTACTCCATTGCTTGCTATTATGCATTGTTTTAGATTAGAAAGAGTGTTTCTTTGCTATGAGTAGAAGAAGAGTATGTTGAAGGAACACGAGTGTCTCAAGTACATTAAATCACTTGAATTTACGAAGTTTTACTTTTCtattattatgcatgatttccaAAGCTTGAGTGAGTTTGAATACTTTGCATTAActatattttgagcatgagttagAGGAACCTTGAGTAGTCCCAAAGGCATTTTAAGTTAGAAAAGACAGAGTTTGAGGAAAAATTGAGCTAATCAAAGTAAAGTCCAATGAAACTAaatgagatgtattttgagtatcttactcacTTTATCATATGAGAAATATTacatgttttgggagtagtattgagcacctaTTTGAGTAAGAGGTcaaaaccccataaactacgtagccaacgtaggataggatcataccaTTGGTTCGGGCAACTCTTCACTTCAGTCCCTAATACTGACTTTTATATGGAT
This region of Solanum dulcamara chromosome 9, daSolDulc1.2, whole genome shotgun sequence genomic DNA includes:
- the LOC129902278 gene encoding uncharacterized protein LOC129902278, with the protein product MGKVKGKHRLDKYYHLAKEQGYRSRAAWKLIQLDSKFSFLRSSQSVLDLCAAPGGWMQVAVKHVPVGSLVIGVDLDPIRPIRGAISVQQDITTPKCRSTIKKLMAENGCRAFDLVLHDGSPNVGGAWAKEATSQNSLVIDSVKLATELLAPKGTFITKIFRSQDYNAVLYCLRQLFEKVEVDKPLASRSASAEIYIIGFKYKAPSKIDPRLLDVKHLFQGGKEPPKVIDVLGGTKQKRHRDGYEDGATVLRKVCSVAYFVWSDNPVQVLGSFTSMSFDDPACLAIRDHTLTTEEVKSLCDDLRVLAKQDFKCLLKWRMQIRKALSPEKIKTPTVVESESKDDEDEDEDERVLNEIEEKTNILEKKQKKEKKLQAKRRAKEKARKALGIQVDVTEDGYGDQDLFSLSSIKGKKDLLAVDNSEYDKETTEVSDESDEEAQEHSSSDLDSEDERRRHDNNIEALFDEAYERYLGRVEGKSKQRKRSKQAHLKDDQLLQDGNDDSTMIHSAQDSESDMEDNEVNPLVVPLEDEPPQEEIVKKWFTQDVFAEAEEQDVLDKYDSEDEMKIDGGAKKIPKSKELTNDKQQGETKDLTRKTNGGLQVSASKTDDDFEIVPAPATDSSDSSSDDDIDTKAEILATAKMMLRKRPREEMIDDAYNRYMFHDEGLPKWFIDEEKRNYQPVKPVTKEEIAAMRAQFKAIDARPAKKVAEAKARKKRAAHRKLEKFRKKANSISDQTEISEGSKRKMIEQLYRKAATTKKPEREYVVAKKGVQVKVGKGKVLVDPRMKKDARKHGMKKKKQQDKGKKGNQKGKGSGKALAAGNKGNRRK